One Marmota flaviventris isolate mMarFla1 chromosome 17, mMarFla1.hap1, whole genome shotgun sequence genomic window, CCACACTCCTCTGAGGCAAACAGGCACAGGAGAATGGAAGGGGTTGAGGATGGACCTgggaatttgaatttcagaatagGTCAAAATTCCAAAACCCATGGATATTGGAAGAATTGAGATTGTAaacgtttttttctttttttgaaatgtgTAAGGAAAATAGCTTACAGAATTTGGTGGTTCTGGGCAATGAATGAGATTGTGGCAGAGTGgagattaaaatatatgtatttgagTGGGAGAATTTGAATATTGAGTTTCAGATGTTGGAAATTAGGGATTTTGCAATTTTGTCATTTGAAAATGATcgagttttgtcagtttttgccCTCTTTCCCCATGTTCCCTGGGAAAAAGGTGATGATAAAATGGGAAGGCCACCGGTTCTGTGCCATAGCACGCAAGATTTAAAATTCTACAGACTTTAGCTCTATATGTAGTGAGGACCCAGATTTAGAGAAACTGACCAATATTTATCTccgcatttgtgtgtgtgtccaacTCTCTTGGCCAATAAACCAACAAGACAAATGAACTGTGCTCCATAGTGGGATGCCAGGTGCAGTTATTTGTGTGGCTGTTGGGCTTGGGGGAAAGGGACATATTTTCCTTGTCCCACAGGGATCCTTACATTAGAAGTTGTAGCCCTATTCTCTCTCTTACGACAACAGCTTTCAGCAATTGAGTAGGTAGGTGTGAGGCTTGTTGACTCTAGGTGCTTCTTTGTAATTGCTGTAGCCACTAGGATCCAGCTGACTTTGGTCTGACCTCCAAGCAGAAACATTAACTCAGTCCATTTCATACAGCCTTCTGTGCATAACTGCTGGATGGAAGATCTCTGTATCCTTGAATGGCCTTGCTTCAAACCAGATTCAACCCTTTTTTCCAGTTTGAAAGTAAACTGAGGCAAAAAATATGTGATGACCATAAAAGATATGACCTCATTCCATTCTTAGCCTCTCCATTGGCTTCAACTCCTTGCCTGTCCTCCTCTCTCCTATCTTTTCTACTGATATGGAGGGATGGGCAGGTAAAATGAGTGAAGGTGGTTAGGTGGACAGGGGCTTTAAGGAATTCTGGCACCAATACCTTGACCAGAGTGAGCAGCCACTGATTAGCTCTAGCAAGTTTCCATCAACAAGAAAATATGGCCAGGCATTAccatacttaaaaattttttttttcaaagaaaagccAGAAATTCCCAGACctggtggcaaatgcctataatctcagaggctcaggaggacaAGATGtgaggattacaagttcgaggccagcctcagcaacttaggtcctaagcaactagtgagaccctgtttcaaaataaaaaataaaaagggctggggatgtagctcaatgataaattgccctgggttaaatacctccacacacaaagaaaaaaaagacagaaatccaCCTGTCTCTGTGAAATATCCAAGTTTTAAAAGTAGTGAGCTAATTAAATTTGAAACTGCACATGCCAACAACATGAACCAATAAAAACACTCCAGTTTGCAAACTCAGATATTGTTGATATATACTATGGGGCATATACTATTATTAGCTTtgttttacagatgtggaaactatGATACAGGGCAGTCAGTCATTTGAGCATTAAAGCCAGAAGTTGAATAGAGgtctttaaaacactttttttttagtttatttttttaaagtgttgttTCTTCAAAACACTTTTTTAGCCTttagaacctttttttttttttttaattacattaaggtaaaaacagaaaaagaaattagtcCAAACATGCAAATGTAGGAACTATTAATTGGTGttatttctttccagaaaattctccctcttcattcaacaaacattgaaCCTTTAGGTCAGTGTCAGGTGCTGGAAATATTACAGTGACCAAGACATTTCCTGCCATCCTAAGGCTTACATTAATTTGTGCTCTTTGTACTACTTCATTGGGGACCTGGGCATTGATATCCAAGGGAGCCGCCTCAAGTATCCAAAGAGCAAATAAACTGATATGCATTTCAGGTGGGTCTAAGACACCCTAACCAGCCCTCAGTTCCACTTAAGCGCTCTccttagaaacaaaataaatgtactgGATTCCTAGCGAAAGGGTTTAAGCAGAGGGGGTTATAAGGCttgaaaatactttcatttcAACTAGCCGAGAACCTGAGGCTCGGCCTTCCAGTCCTCAAGGAAAGGGGTCGGCAGGGGGTAAGTGGTACGTAGCATCTAGGAAAATGACCAGGGTCCCGACGCTCGTGAAGATGATGAAGGTCCACAGGAAGAGGCGATCCACTACCATAGCCACAAACTGCCAGTCCTCCTTCAGCTAGGGGTAGGCAGAGGAAACCACCTGAGTTCTAGGCCCCGATCCCCAGGGAAGCCTGGCCCCCACAGCTCGGACCCCGCCCGGGACTTCCCACTGGAGGTCTGAGAAAAGACACCGCACTGCAACAAGTAACAGAGACCGCGAGTTAAAGAACCACTCGGAAAGTAGAGGGCGGGACCAAGTGAGGTAAACTTCCAATCATAAGTGGAAGCCAGTGCTAGGGGTGGGACCTGCGTTTGCAGGCGGAGCCAAGGTCACAGAGGACCTGCTCTTGCTCTGCCCCTCCCTTATTGGACTTAACTGCATCATGGTCCTCCTGTTCCTGCAGCTGTCGAGCGATGTAGCTGATCGAGGAAACCACCTCCCGTAACTCGGGAGGCAGGCCCACAGCCCGGTTTCGACCATCAATAAATCGCCGCAGGTCCGGGGTAGACAGTTCAGGCTGGAATCTGGAAGAAGCTGAATGTTCGGCCACGCCCCAGGCTAGAATAGCTAGCGCCAGTGACCTAGGTCCAGCTCCAACTGCCTCCAACAACCTGCCAGTTCTAAAAAGCTGGAAGAGCCCTTCAGACACTCTCACCAGGGGAGACCTCTCCAGCCATCCTCAACTTCTTGCACCCTTCCTCAACTTCTTCCAACCCTCCAAGCTTTATTTACCATCTTCCCTCAAAGTAAGCCACAGAAGGGATACTACAACTCCCATGATGCTGAACCACAGCATCTTCCGAGAGCATGGGACGCTAAGCTCGCGCTCGGTCTTCTGGGAACTGTagttctccctctcccctccatgTCAGTGTTGGGTATTAGTTCTACCTGTTGGGTTTGGGGAAGAGAAAATCATTCGGTGGCTTCCGGATAAAATATTCGTCAGTACCCCGACCCCAGCCACTTCCCAGAGAAGAAGAGTGAGGGGGCTCTGGCAGCTGGTCTCTCTCAGGTTTTGGCCTCTTCAGACCCAGGTAGAGAGGGAGCTTGTGGATGAAGATctgcagaatagaagacacttACTGGAAGGGGCTTACTACAAGGGAAGAAGCCAACCATGTCCATTACCACTGTGCATGCACATGGTTCCATGGAGTTAATAGACAAGGAAATGCAATCTGGTGGTCTTGAGAGCTCTTTAGTGGGTTGAGAGGTTTCTGGGCTTTCACTCTGATTGTACCTATTCCCAAGAATGTTTCCCAGGGTCCCAACATAGGTAGTATTGATGAAGGGAGTATGGAATTGAATGATAAGAATGGGAAGTACAATTAATCGTGCAATGTTTCAACACCCAACAGGCTTTGGCATTTCAACACTTTACCAGATAGCCTTTATTTTCCCTTAGGTCTATAAAAAGGAAGTTGAGGTTGGTGTGGGGGGAGTGATAGCTGGACACAGAGCCAAATACTAAGATTGGGAGTTAGCACAGGCTAGAGGAAGAGATCTCTTACCTGACGGACCCAAAGAGGCATTTGGTGGGTGTGGGGAGAGCGGTGATGCAGGTTGAGTACCACAACGCTAAGGATGACTGAGAAAGTGACGAGGATCATGGTAAACATGAGATACTTAATAATGATGGGTACTGACAGGGAAGTCTCAGGTACTTTGTCTGCCAGCAGCAGCAGGAACACAGTAAGGGTCAGCAGGGCAAAGATGGAGAGCCCCATCTTTTCTCCTTAGAAGGCAAAGGGGAAAGCAAAAGAATTAGACTTTACTAGAAGGAAATCTCTATGTCATAATCAGTGACCATGTTTCCAGCCAACCAATGATAGGGAAGGTCAATCTGCATACAAATTACTCCCATATTTGTTCCTCCAGTCTGGACTTCTCCCTTGCACACCAGACTTACATCCAAATGCTTTCTCAACCTTTCCACTGGGATTATCCAATACACATCTCAAATTTAGGATGTCTAAAACCTAATTCTGTCACCACCAAAGCTACTCTCCCATAGTTTTCCCCATCCTTTAACAACTGCATCTTTTCTGTGGCTTAAACCCAACTCCTTGGAGTCATTCTCAACTTTCCTCCATTTctgtctctctccatctcttctaCTCTTCATTCCatatcttcaaaatatatcctAAAACTGATGACATATCACATCTACACTCTCATCCCAACCATCATTACCTCAGGTCTGAATTATTGTAGAGGTATCCTACCTGATCTCTGCTTCATCTGTTTACCTCAGCAGATCAGTCAAACTGattttgttgaaatataaatCAGATTATATCATTCCTCTTTCCAAAACCACCTAAATAGCTCCTCATCTCCTTCAGTATAAAAGCAAAGTTCTTTCTATGGATCACAGGTTTTTCTCATTAGCTCCCTAATTTCaacttcttctctccctctggcTTACTTCATTCAGTTACAATGTCTTCCTGCCTATTTCTTGAATACACAAGTCAGCCTCCCACTACAGGGCCTTTGCATTTACTGTTTCCTTTGCTTGCACATTCTTTCCCCAGATACCTCCTGGAGTCATTTTCTTGCCTCCTTTAAGTCAAATAGTCCCTCTTCAATGAGACTATTCACTGACATCCCatgtattgttattgttgttattatgttattattattattatttaaactgGGAATAaaccccagggacactttactgctgagctacatcctcagtccttttaaaaaaaattttttaagagtttcattaagttgctgaggctggccttgaacttgagatcctccagcgtcagcctcccaagttgctgagattacaggcatgcaccaccatacccagttccatttttattttttatttactataaGGAAAGCAGCCAACCACCtccagataaaagaaaaaaaaaatgctttgaataCTAGAGTTAAGGATACTGGGTCTCTCAACCAGACTGGCACTGACTAGGGCTGGAATAACAACACTATCATTTTTACTGTGTGATGTCAGATAAATGACTTAAACTCTCAGCCTCTTTATCCTCTATAAAATGAGAGTGACAATTCAGTACTTACCATGAAGTATTATTGTAAAGATTAGAATCAAATAACATGTTAATTGTATAACCTTATAGCAAGTgcttaaaaatcatatatatatatataggcatggtggtgtacatctttaattccagtggcttgggagactgaggcaggaggatcataagttcaaagccagccacagaaacttagcgagaccctaaccaacttaggagaccctgctgaaaaaaaaaatttttttttttttttaaagtattgggGATGTGTCTCGGTGGCtaagcaatcctgggttcaattcctggtaaaaaaaaaaaaaaaaaaaaagctataatcACATAGAATGTACTGAGTACCAGGCATAGTTTTATTAAGTCAGTCAATTCTCAAAATAATCCTATGTGGTAGGGACAATGATTGTCTTCATCAGGAAACTAAGacacacaaaaattaagaaatttaccCAAGGTTACTCTGTTACTACATTTTGCTTCCTGCTAgagaaatactattatttctcAGGCAGGTAAAAAGTTCAGGCATAGTGTCCAAAAAGTAGGGGTGGAGGGTTGctaggaaaggggaaagggaagaggagatTGGCTCAACATGGGATTTGGCTGGTCAGAAAACTACACAAGTGGCTATGACTCTAAAGGAAAGAATTCAGAAGTCACTGGGTGAAGGGAAACCAGCAGCAGAGGGAACGTAGAGCCTAATATTGGGTCTACTGGGTGGGAAGGAAAACCAGGGATTGATGAATCTAATCCATGGTGATTTAGAAAATCGTGGTCTGGGTTAAGGGTGAAGAGAAAGAAGCTGAGCTAATGAGAAGAGCATTACCTGCATCCGGTGGCAAGTAGAAGACAAAGATGGCCAAGAGAGTGATAAGGATGCACGGGGCAATGACATTGACCAGGTAGAAGAGAGGCTTCCGGCGGATGATGAGGTAGAAGGTGACTTCCTCATGttgtccttccctccctcccctagGATCCCCTGGAGGCTGGATTAGCCTAGCAGGCTTGTGGATAATCTCCCATTGGCCATTTTCTGAGGGAGAGGGAAGCAGAAGAGATACCTATGTGAGAATTGTCCTAGTCAGTTCCAGGTATGCAACACTGTAGTGGGCAGCTATCTCTAATAAACTTAACTACATCTCAGTTTCTATATTTGTACAGTGTTGATAGTCATACCCACCTTGCTCACTCCAAAAGGTTACATTGGACATTGCTGACAGAGTATATTTACCTGCCTGTTACAAACTGGAAATCAGAAAGCCTAAGGGTGTAGAAGTCATCCCCACTTACCAATGAATGTCCCTTCGTGAATGTAGATTTCCTGCCGCTCCAGCCCATCAGAACCCAGGCCTGTATGCAGACTGACCTCTGAGCTGTCATAACTGTAGGAACTAAACACCATGGTGCAGTTTTGCCAGTCAAAGGGGAAGTAGGTGACCTGGATGGAAGGGAGAATCTATCTAGCTGCCAGAGAACTGGTCAGGACTTCCTTCAATTTGGAAGGTCATTGGGGAGGTCCTTGGGGGAACAGGGATATGGGGTCAAAGAGGAATTGGAGGGCTACTAACAAAGGCCATTTGGGAAATGGTGGAAGGTCACTGAGAAAGAGTAGGAGTCAAGAAAGTATATGGAGAAAAGAACACTTAGTGAAAAGTCAGGAGATGAGGTCATAGGGGATAATGGAGGAGGAATGGGAGCCCCTGAAAAGTCAGGATGTCTGAGGAGAGCAAGAGTTTTTAAGAGCAACTTTAGCTTCCCAGGTGGGGCTCAGAAACCTGGATGCTGCAGCTGCTGCGATAGATGCCTGGGGGTTGCCAGCGGACTGAGCCATCTGAAGACACCACAACGTCAATGTCCAGAGCAACATCAAAATTTCCATCATTGCTGCAGAGAAAGGATCCTCTCATCTGGAATCCCATAGTCCTCCAGAGGCCCCACCCCTCTTCAgttcccaccccacctcccaggcTTTGGAAAATACCCTACTTGTTCATCAACACCACATCAGGTAGCCATACTGATTCTGCCGTGATGCGGAGCAAATCGATGCCATCGTGCTCTGCCGGGTCCCAGCTCAGCCTGTAGTCAGTCCATTCCTAGGGAAGCACAGGCTAAGGGGCTGTTTGGGGCTAGAAATACAGGAAGGGAGTGCAAGGGAGTGGAGAAGTGCAGGCATGTCAAGGAGTCAGGTTCTGACTTGGGGTCTGTCTTCACTCTTTGGTATTCACACTAGCTAATTTTCCTCTCTCAGTTGTGGGTCTCAGTTTTTTAAGTCTGGAAAAACGAAGAGAGGTTAAGCCCCGCGCAGTGGCGCATGACTATCTCCTTGccacttgggaaactgaggcaggaggattgaaaatccGAGGCCAACctagacaatttagcaagaccctgtcgcaaaataataataaataaaataaagactggtAATGTAGATCATTGGTACatcgcccctgggttcaatgaaaAAGAAGTAGTTGCACCACCAAGAGGTTGCACCAaggtgggtttttgttgttgttttgactttttgtttttttcctttctttgtgtgtgtgtgtggggggggggcagtgagtGGGATGGGTACTGcttattgaacccaggacttcgcACATGCACAGTGGTTTTCCCAAAATGCAGTTCATGACACTTTAGTGGACGGGGATCCAAGGTAGTGGTCCTAAAGCACTGTTTTAAAAAGTTGGAATAAAAAATGCAATACCTATCCCTGTAGGTATTGTTTTCTAAAGCTTCTGTTTCAGTTATATGTGTTTTCTGAGGTcgtgatacaaaaaaaaaaaaaaaaaaaaatcttatttggcCGGACATTCGAGTAAATTATAAAGACAGCGAGACGCGCTCCCCACCCATCCCCGCCCCCAGCGAGATGCCCTTCCCCATGGGGTCTTCATACCAGGTCTAAATACACCTTTGTGCTCATCTCTTCATCCTTTTCGTTCTACAAGGGAAAATTTTTAAAGCGTAAAGGCAAAGTTAAGTGGAGAAAAATGAGGGCTTGGCAGGTTAACCTCTCCTTGGAAACTGCAACCCCTTTTCCTGAAGCCCACCGTCTAGGGTCCAAGTCCAACCTCCTAGAAGCTGCGTTAGTTTAAACCCCGCCTCTACCTCAGAAACACCCCTTCCTGCTATCTACACTCTCAGCTTGTTTTCCTATCAGCATCgcccccttcccccccccccacttgcCCCGGTCCCGCCCACAGTTTACAATCCACCCAACCCTGAATTTCCGTCCGCAGCTGTTTATTGACCCGTGGGGCACCAAACTCCGCCCCACCTTGGCGAAGCCTTTGGCGGCTCCTCCTAAGGATCCGCCCCCCCCTGCCCATCAGCCCGCCACAGCTCCATTTCAAGATCCGCCCACAAACCGGTACTTCGTCCTACTTGACTCCACTCGGGGCTGGTCTACAAGCCACGCCTATAAACTTATTCATTGGTCGAATTTCTATCCAATCGCCACTAAAAGGTTGTCCATCCCTCAGCCTGGCCACGCCTAAGCCCCCGCCCCCAGATTGACCATTGGTCCTGACAtgccccaaagccacgccccccaCCATTCCACAGGCCAGACCCCAACCCCCAGCGTGCGCCCTCACCAGGCTGATGAGTTGCGCTAGGGTAAGACCAATGCTGACTTCGACGCTGTCACCCAACACGCGCGCCGGCCGTACAGAACTATCATAGCCCGAGAAAAGTTTCTCGCGGAGTTGGCCCTCCGCCTCTGAGCCGTGGGCGCCTGTGGGAGAAGAGCATTAAGTGAAGCCCTGGTGCCTGTTCATTCACAACCGTTGCTCCAGTCACTGTCTTCTCAGGATTTAGACGTACTTACCTGGGGCGAGCAGCACCCCCAGAAGCAACAGCAGCACCCCTGGGGTCATAGTCTGGTCGCGGCGCTCAGTGAGTTCGCCCGGGAAGCTGCTGAGGCAACCAGCGCAGGGGAAGTGACGAGGCGCCCAGGAATGTGCACCTGTCGTTGGGGGGCAGCTGCCACCCCACCAACCCCGCCCCCGGGATTGGTTCCGCCCCGAGCAACTGCCATCGCCCGCCACTCAGAGATGACAGACAATACTTCAGTTGTATAAACtgactttaatttgaaagcgTAGAATGGTGACCCAGTCCCCTGGGTGAAGTGTCAGGAGATGGGTGGAGCCTGAGCGGGGTTTGTGTGGGTGAGGGGGGGAACCTACCCCCCTTGCGACAAGCCAGAAGTAAAAGAGCCTGAGAAAAAGTGACCTGTCTTTGAGCACTAGCCCCTTGCTTAAGGTCTCAGTCTATCCCGCCCAGGTCTGTGGCGCTTGGGAATATAGTTCACTAATGGGTTCCCAGTCCTTTCCAGGCCTTGTTGtccatttttcagaaaaatctaGTCAGGCCCTTTGGGTACTTAAAACCCAGCTGAGGTTATAAGCTGTAAAGTAAAGCAAGTCTATTCACTTAGAAGCTCTGGGGGTGCATAAGGTCTCCAGCTTAAGAGGCCCTCACCCTCCTTGGCCTGACCTGTAGGGGAGAGGGGTGGGACTTATTGCTGAATTGGAGTATCCTCGTGGGGAGGGGCATCAAGGCTGTGTCCCATTTGTCCTTTTAATTCTAGACCTATTGCCCTAAAAACCTCAGCTTTAAAGGGGACCTGGAAGGAATTCCTGCTGAGGTAGCTAAGTGTTCATGTCCCCCCAACCCAGACACAGATTCAATTATGCCATGGTTTTTGGTTCCTTTCCCCTCCCAGCTTTCTGGGTCAGGGatactttcaaaattcttctgCCCTTTCCCAGACTTTTCCCTGGCAGGACCCCGGCTGGGTTGCAGAGGCTGGATGGAACTGCATGTAAAAATAAGGTTAGCATTCTACATGGAAGAATAAagttttttagaaaattatccaGGAAAATAAGTGGTTCTTTATTCAATCAGAACTAATTAGTTCTTTATGAATCATAGCTGGGTCCTTTTCAGAGCTCATTCTTAATAGGTATCACTAGAAGTGAGAAAGTAGGTCTAGAATTCAAGACTCTAGAGCTAATATGGCTATATAGGCCCCCAGTTCCATCCTGGAAAGAGGTCTGAAAGTCATGGCCTATGTTCTAGAGCTATAATTCAGGAGGAATTATGGCTCCATAAAGGTCTAGAACACTGTGCTCTAGAACTGAGTATCTCTGGGATAAGAAGGTTAAACCTGTGGTGATCTGAGAGTGGTCCCAGTTCAGGCCAAGGTCAATATCCTGACAGGGCTTAAATCCAGTCTTTCTACTTGAAGGCCAAGGGTCCAACTGGGTTAAGGATGGAAGCTTGATGGATCCAGAACAGAACCTGGCAGCATGCCTAAGTTCTAGCACAGAGCCCTAGTACAGAAATGGCCCTGGCTGGGGTGTTTGGTATTTCAGAACCTGACCAGACAAGGCAGAAGGtagaatagggaaagaagaaaaatgatcctGAGCTCCAGTGGacctatggctcagtggtaatgaaAGGGGGTACAAGGATCCAGGAAGTGGCTAAGCCAGGGAGTGGTTTATGCCCTGGCTCTGTCAGTTTTGGAACTCCTAATGCCATCTTGAGAAAAGGCTTTGGGGGATGAGTATGAGTATGGAAATAAGTGATCAGCCAGACTATAATCAGAtatctgccccccacccccgactCAAGGATCTAAAAGTCTCAACAGCCCTGGAAGTCCCAGCCAGCCCCTAGGTTTCCTCAGTGTAGAGTACCTGGTGGGACATGGCTGCTCAGGGCATGTGTGTGGCAACAGGGGTGAGAGCAGGGCcgggagcagggctgggagacAGGCTGTGGTGGTGGCTGGCTCACTGGGAATTCAGGGAGCCTCCAGTCCAGAGATTATATTTCAGGGGGCAGGGGGACTGGAAGGGGAAGTCTCAGGGACACTGTGGAGAGAAGGCTCCCGATACATGGCCACtgtggaggggagagagagagagaggagcagggAAGGAGAGTTAGGCACAGAGAGACCAGGGCAAAACCAGAGCTCTGAGAGGGCTCCCTTCCCCCTACACTTGCCCAAAGAACCCCAACCCAAAGGAGGAAAGCCCCCCAAATCCCCAAAGGCCAAAGCCTTCCCAGCATGATCTGTCATAAcacatcctctttttttttttttttcttgtgatactTGGGATTGAGCcagggactctaccactgagttacatcccaaccatttttattaaattaccaaggctggcctcaaacttgcaatcctcctgcctcagcctccccagtctgggattataagcatgcaccaccacaccctgctaaTGGTATTCTCTTAATATTCATAACCTGAGCTGTGTATCACTAAATGTTCACGTCAAGGTCAATACCCTCCCACATGGCCCACCTTTTCTTGAGTCCATACCCACCCTCCAGGAGCTTGGGCACAAAGTGGGCAGCTGCCTTGGTCTTCTTGACTCGATTTCCCTTCATGACCCGGCCCTCCTTATCCAGGCCTAGGTACCAGGCTCGGCCAGAACGGCGCTGACAGTAGAGAGCAGAAGCATACAGGACATAATAATTCTCAAAGACACACTCCTTAAAGCGACACTCGGCAGTGAAATGTGGCTGAGGAGACAAAGACCCAGAAaggcacacacagagagacaaaaAGACACATCACTGGCAGAAGGAAGCCCTTGGGATGAACAAACCAGGATATAATCTATACATTTTTGGGAGAAGAGGAGGGCAACCACTGAACTGAGAGCAAAGGGAGGATAAGAAAGAGCTTAGGAGGCTCCTGAAGGCTATAAACTAGAGTTGTGGGGGCCCTGGAATAAGATCCCTACTCTCTACTCCCAACTTTCACCATCACCTATCCTGAATGATTCTGGGGAAGTGAGTAATAATCAAGTAATCAAGTCTGGAGGAGACATGGTGAGAAGTGAGGACCCTAAAAGGCTGAAAGCATTGGACACCCAAACAGCCTGGGGTAGGGCTGTGTAAGGAGCAGGGATTGCACACATCCTAGAGAACCTTTGTGGTAAACAGTGACCACATGCCATAAGCCAAAGCTGGAGGTGGGGGAGTCCTGGGTGTGAAATGTCTATAGCTACAGAAGGTTGTATGCTGAGGGTGTCCCCAGTACCCCAGGCCACTCAGCCTTATCATCTCACCGAGCTGTAGAGCAGCCCCTCAGCGTTCATGGCCATGTAATGACCCAGCTTTGCACTCTGGATGGTGACAACACGGAGCCCCACAGGAATTAGGTTGAAGTGGGCtggaggaaaagagaggaagcaTTAGTACCTAGGCACTTCACC contains:
- the Chrnb1 gene encoding acetylcholine receptor subunit beta isoform X2 is translated as MSTKVYLDLEWTDYRLSWDPAEHDGIDLLRITAESVWLPDVVLMNNNDGNFDVALDIDVVVSSDGSVRWQPPGIYRSSCSIQVTYFPFDWQNCTMVFSSYSYDSSEVSLHTGLGSDGLERQEIYIHEGTFIENGQWEIIHKPARLIQPPGDPRGGREGQHEEVTFYLIIRRKPLFYLVNVIAPCILITLLAIFVFYLPPDAGEKMGLSIFALLTLTVFLLLLADKVPETSLSVPIIIKYLMFTMILVTFSVILSVVVLNLHHRSPHTHQMPLWVRQIFIHKLPLYLGLKRPKPERDQLPEPPHSSSLGSGWGRGTDEYFIRKPPNDFLFPKPNRFQPELSTPDLRRFIDGRNRAVGLPPELREVVSSISYIARQLQEQEDHDALKEDWQFVAMVVDRLFLWTFIIFTSVGTLVIFLDATYHLPPADPFP
- the Fgf11 gene encoding fibroblast growth factor 11 codes for the protein MAALASSLIRQKREVREPGGSRPVSAQRRVCPRGTKSLCQKQLLILLSKVRLCGGRPTRPDRGLEPQLKGIVTKLFCRQGFYLQANPDGSIQGTPEDTSSFTHFNLIPVGLRVVTIQSAKLGHYMAMNAEGLLYSSPHFTAECRFKECVFENYYVLYASALYCQRRSGRAWYLGLDKEGRVMKGNRVKKTKAAAHFVPKLLEVAMYREPSLHSVPETSPSSPPAP
- the Chrnb1 gene encoding acetylcholine receptor subunit beta isoform X1 — protein: MTPGVLLLLLGVLLAPGAHGSEAEGQLREKLFSGYDSSVRPARVLGDSVEVSIGLTLAQLISLNEKDEEMSTKVYLDLEWTDYRLSWDPAEHDGIDLLRITAESVWLPDVVLMNNNDGNFDVALDIDVVVSSDGSVRWQPPGIYRSSCSIQVTYFPFDWQNCTMVFSSYSYDSSEVSLHTGLGSDGLERQEIYIHEGTFIENGQWEIIHKPARLIQPPGDPRGGREGQHEEVTFYLIIRRKPLFYLVNVIAPCILITLLAIFVFYLPPDAGEKMGLSIFALLTLTVFLLLLADKVPETSLSVPIIIKYLMFTMILVTFSVILSVVVLNLHHRSPHTHQMPLWVRQIFIHKLPLYLGLKRPKPERDQLPEPPHSSSLGSGWGRGTDEYFIRKPPNDFLFPKPNRFQPELSTPDLRRFIDGRNRAVGLPPELREVVSSISYIARQLQEQEDHDALKEDWQFVAMVVDRLFLWTFIIFTSVGTLVIFLDATYHLPPADPFP